The DNA region AGgtttatattttgttattaaacACCATAAAATACAGTTAGATTCAGAAATGGTTTAGCTTCTATATATTCGtagttatttaataaaataaaaaactaaatgTTAAAGAAGTTTTCGATCTTTAATACACTTTAAATAAACGCGCCCGATAACGGTGTTGCCACTTCGCGAAATAAGTCAAAAAATATACCGATACTATACGGTATGGCCCTATCGACGCCGACTCAATTATCGATTGTTGCTAAGCAGTCGGTAACTAGTCTTAAGCGATAGGCCACCTCTAACAAGCGGACCGCATTTTTTTCTGTGAAAGTTAGAAAAATTAGCCGAAAAagattgtaaatatttattgaaatcaGACAAAAACGGACACAATCAAGCAGCAAACATGGCGCGCAAGAATGCCCAGGCGGAGGACCTCTCGAACGTGGAGTTCGAGACAAGCGAGGATGTGGAGGTGATTCCCACCTTCAACGCCATGAATCTAAAGGAGGAGCTGCTACGCGGCATCTACGCGTACGGTGAGTGGTGTGTATACCTATTGCCGGCCTAGAATTAATCCAGTTCTTTGCACTCTCAAGGTTTCGAGAAACCCTCGGCCATTCAGCAAAGGAGCATTAAGCCAATCGTCAAAGGACGGGATGTGATTGCCCAGGCACAATCGGGCACGGGCAAAACCGCCAccttctccatctccatcctTCAGAGTCTGGACACCACGCTGCGGGAGACGCAGGTTCTGTGCCTGTCGCCCACCCGCGAGTTGGCAGTGCAGATCCAGAAGGTCATTCTCGCCCTCGGCGACATGATGAATGTGCAATGCCATGTGTGCATCGGTGGCACCAACCTGGGCGAGGACATCCGAAAGCTTGACTATGGGCAACACATTGTGAGCGGAACTCCAGGACGAGTATTCGACATGATCAAGCGACGGGTGCTGCGAACAAGGTAGGTTTAAATTTTATCATGGGCGATCGAACAGTATTGTAATTTTATGTGTATCTTATAGGGCCATCAAGATGCTAGTGCTGGACGAAGCTGATGAGATGCTTAACAAGGGGTTCAAGGAACAGATATACGATGTGTATCGCTACTTGCCACCAGCCACTCAGGTGGTGCTCATCTCGGCCACCTTGCCCCACGAGATACTTGAGATGACCTCCAAATTCATGACAGATCCCATTCGCATCTTGGTCAAACGGTAAGGATTATGCTGCTCCCGTACTGTACTGTGATTCATAAATTTCACTCCCCACAGTGACGAATTGACGCTGGAAGGCATCAAGCAGTTCTTCGTTGCCGTGGAGCGCGAAGAATGGAAATTCGATACTCTGTGCGATCTGTACGACACCCTAACCATTACCCAGGCCGTCATCTTCTGCAACACGAAACGCAAGGTGGACTGGCTGACGGAGAAAATGCGCGAGGCAAACTTTACAGTGAGCTCTATGCACGGCGATATGCCGCAAAAGGAGCGTGACGAGATCATGAAGGAGTTCCGAGCCGGTCAATCGCGAGTGCTCATCACCACTGATGTGTGGGCTCGAGGCATCGATGTGCAGCAGGTGTCGCTGGTCATCAACTACGATTTGCCCAACAATCGTGAGCTGTACATCCATCGCATTGGTCGGTCTGGTCGTTTCGGCCGCAAGGGTGTTGCTATAAACTTTGTCAAATCGGACGATATCCGCATTTTGCGCGACATTGAACAGTACTACTCCACACAAATCGACGAGATGCCCATGAATGTGGCTGACTTGATATAAACTAATTTTCTATCATTACTTTTATGTAACGCACTTTTCCTAGCCGTAACAACAAACGAATGAAGTAAATACATTTGAAGagtatttgaatttcaatAGACAACCAAAATctgtataataataataaataacacgTAAGAATTTAATACAGAAACCAGTTTGTTTTTCAAATGGGTTAGGGGTACAGGGGATGGGTGATTTACGTAAACTCTTACGTCAAGGCGGGCACttacaattaaaaattaattgatgTTCAAGTGAGGTGTGCACTTAGTAATATTCTTTAAGACCTAACCTATTGCAAATGAGCTAAAAAATTGTCATAAGCCTATTTACAAGGTTTTA from Drosophila santomea strain STO CAGO 1482 chromosome 3R, Prin_Dsan_1.1, whole genome shotgun sequence includes:
- the LOC120452545 gene encoding eukaryotic initiation factor 4A-III, which encodes MARKNAQAEDLSNVEFETSEDVEVIPTFNAMNLKEELLRGIYAYGFEKPSAIQQRSIKPIVKGRDVIAQAQSGTGKTATFSISILQSLDTTLRETQVLCLSPTRELAVQIQKVILALGDMMNVQCHVCIGGTNLGEDIRKLDYGQHIVSGTPGRVFDMIKRRVLRTRAIKMLVLDEADEMLNKGFKEQIYDVYRYLPPATQVVLISATLPHEILEMTSKFMTDPIRILVKRDELTLEGIKQFFVAVEREEWKFDTLCDLYDTLTITQAVIFCNTKRKVDWLTEKMREANFTVSSMHGDMPQKERDEIMKEFRAGQSRVLITTDVWARGIDVQQVSLVINYDLPNNRELYIHRIGRSGRFGRKGVAINFVKSDDIRILRDIEQYYSTQIDEMPMNVADLI